The following proteins come from a genomic window of Trinickia caryophylli:
- a CDS encoding cobyric acid synthase has protein sequence MPGALMIQGTSSDSGKSTLVGALCRLAARSGKRVAPFKPQNMSLNSAVTVDGGEIGRAQAWQALAAGIAPEVDMNPVLLKPNSDIGAQVIVQGHARGNLDARAYHDYKPVAMQAVLESFARLRAKTDLVLVEGAGSPAEVNLREGDIANMGFAQAVDCPVVLVADIDRGGVFAQIVGTLECLSKAERARVKGIVINKFRGDVALLAPGIDWVQTRTGKPVFGVVPFVPGLWLDAEDMLPAARHARALADEALRVVVPALPRISNHTDFDALRAHPQVDFRYVRAGEPLPAADLVVLPGSKSVQRDLAWLRDNGWEPYLQRHLRYGGKLIGICGGMQMLGRELLDPLGLESGVRCERGLALLDFVTTLAPEKRLVNTSGRLAFDDAPVAGYEIHMGVTEGPALNRPAIRLLDGETMRAEGAISEDGRILATYLHGLFDNADACRALLRWAGLDAAERIDHDARRLASIDKLADAVQANVDVQALWRLVQHA, from the coding sequence ATGCCCGGCGCACTGATGATCCAAGGAACGAGCTCGGACTCCGGCAAAAGCACGCTCGTCGGCGCGTTGTGTCGCCTCGCGGCACGCTCGGGAAAGCGCGTGGCGCCGTTCAAGCCGCAGAACATGTCGCTCAACAGCGCGGTGACAGTGGACGGCGGCGAGATCGGCCGCGCGCAGGCATGGCAGGCCCTGGCCGCCGGTATCGCACCCGAGGTCGACATGAACCCGGTGCTGCTGAAACCGAACAGCGATATCGGCGCGCAGGTGATCGTGCAGGGCCACGCGCGCGGTAACCTCGATGCGCGCGCCTATCACGACTACAAACCTGTCGCGATGCAGGCCGTGCTCGAATCGTTCGCGCGGCTGCGCGCGAAGACGGACCTCGTGCTTGTCGAGGGGGCGGGCAGCCCCGCCGAAGTGAACCTGCGGGAAGGCGACATCGCGAACATGGGCTTCGCGCAGGCCGTCGACTGCCCCGTCGTGCTCGTAGCCGACATCGATCGCGGCGGCGTCTTCGCGCAGATCGTCGGCACGCTCGAGTGTCTGAGCAAAGCCGAGCGCGCGCGCGTCAAGGGCATCGTTATCAATAAGTTTCGCGGCGACGTGGCGCTGCTCGCGCCCGGCATCGATTGGGTGCAAACGCGCACGGGCAAGCCGGTGTTCGGCGTGGTCCCATTCGTGCCGGGGCTGTGGCTCGACGCCGAAGACATGCTGCCGGCGGCCCGGCATGCCCGCGCGTTGGCGGACGAAGCGTTGCGTGTGGTCGTGCCGGCGTTGCCGCGCATCAGCAATCACACCGATTTCGACGCACTGCGGGCGCACCCCCAGGTCGATTTCCGTTATGTACGCGCCGGCGAGCCGCTGCCTGCCGCCGATCTCGTCGTGCTGCCCGGCAGCAAGAGCGTGCAACGCGATCTCGCATGGCTGCGGGACAACGGCTGGGAGCCATATTTGCAGCGTCATTTGCGCTATGGCGGAAAGCTGATCGGCATCTGCGGCGGCATGCAAATGCTCGGGCGCGAACTGCTCGATCCCCTCGGACTCGAAAGCGGCGTGCGATGCGAGCGCGGCCTCGCGCTGCTCGATTTCGTCACCACCCTCGCGCCCGAAAAACGGCTCGTCAATACGTCGGGCCGGCTCGCGTTCGATGATGCACCCGTTGCCGGCTACGAGATTCACATGGGCGTAACCGAGGGCCCGGCACTGAACCGGCCCGCGATCCGGCTGCTCGACGGCGAGACGATGCGCGCCGAAGGCGCGATATCCGAAGACGGCCGGATTCTTGCGACGTACCTGCATGGGCTCTTCGACAACGCCGATGCATGCCGCGCGCTGCTGCGCTGGGCCGGACTCGATGCTGCCGAGCGCATCGATCACGACGCCCGGCGCCTCGCCTCCATCGACAAGCTCGCAGACGCCGTGCAGGCGAACGTCGACGTGCAGGCCTTGTGGCGGCTCGTGCAACACGCGTGA
- a CDS encoding CobD/CbiB family cobalamin biosynthesis protein: MASLSAVTMALLALAGFAFDALVGEPRRWHPLVGFGRWAKWLEHALNPDYAASTPPASRRCPIVWRTRVSGVAAWALAVVPPVVLSIVLMRVLPPAAGWALHAALLWFALGARSLADHIVPIEAALAAGDLPRARMLTSRVVTRDLSDAGETDVARAAVESALENGNDAIFGALFWFAIAGGPGALAFRLVNTLDAMWGYRTPRLLHFGWAAARLDDLANYVPARLTALSYALGGDWRTALYCWRTQAGAWDSPNAGPVMASGAGSLNVSCGGTARYHGADEARPALGAGSSPAAADVGRAIALVRRAIGIWFAAFALLAVSSTLF; this comes from the coding sequence ATTGCCTCGCTCTCGGCCGTGACGATGGCGTTGCTGGCACTCGCGGGGTTCGCATTCGATGCGCTCGTGGGAGAGCCGCGCCGCTGGCACCCGCTCGTCGGCTTTGGACGCTGGGCGAAGTGGCTCGAGCACGCGCTCAATCCCGACTATGCGGCCAGCACGCCACCCGCTTCGCGCCGATGCCCGATCGTCTGGCGCACGCGCGTGTCCGGCGTGGCGGCATGGGCGCTGGCTGTGGTGCCTCCCGTCGTGCTTTCCATCGTGCTGATGCGCGTGCTGCCGCCCGCGGCAGGATGGGCGCTGCATGCCGCGCTGCTCTGGTTCGCGCTTGGCGCGCGCAGTCTGGCCGATCACATCGTGCCGATCGAAGCCGCGCTGGCCGCGGGCGATCTGCCGCGCGCACGCATGCTGACTTCGCGCGTGGTCACGCGCGACCTTTCCGATGCAGGCGAAACCGACGTCGCGCGCGCGGCGGTGGAGTCGGCGCTCGAGAACGGCAACGATGCCATCTTCGGCGCGCTCTTCTGGTTTGCCATCGCGGGCGGCCCCGGCGCGCTTGCTTTTCGGCTCGTCAATACGCTCGATGCGATGTGGGGCTATCGCACACCGCGCTTGCTCCATTTCGGCTGGGCCGCTGCGCGTCTCGACGATCTCGCGAACTACGTGCCGGCGCGGCTCACCGCGCTCAGCTATGCCCTGGGCGGCGATTGGCGCACGGCCTTGTATTGCTGGCGCACGCAGGCCGGCGCGTGGGACAGCCCCAATGCGGGGCCGGTCATGGCGAGCGGCGCCGGCAGTCTCAATGTTTCGTGCGGGGGCACGGCCCGTTACCATGGCGCGGACGAAGCACGGCCCGCGCTCGGCGCTGGCAGCAGCCCGGCTGCCGCCGACGTGGGACGCGCGATCGCGCTCGTACGGCGCGCGATCGGCATCTGGTTCGCTGCGTTCGCGTTGCTCGCGGTCTCGTCGACCTTGTTTTAG
- the cobD gene encoding threonine-phosphate decarboxylase CobD has translation MTDLDLPVAVAHGGNLGEAIRRYGIAREHWVDLSTGINPHGYPVPPISPDAWLRLPDDDDDLEAVAAAHYGAARALAVAGTQAAIRALPRLLPPGCVGVGLLTYGEYAPAFERAGFRVDRFVTPMLADCRHAAAFVLAPNEPLPAHLKHLVLVNPNNPGTESFTRETVAEWHRQLASRGGTLIVDEAFADAVPASSLASFADAEGLIVLRSVGKFFGLAGARVGFVLGSERVHGAMRALRGPWAVSGPARVAVRAALEDDAWQRAMRASLADASARLAQLLRSHGMDAVNTALFAWVRDGNAMRIQDCLARDGIWVRRFETVAGLRFGLPPDESAWARLDASLRAARGR, from the coding sequence ATGACCGATCTCGATCTCCCTGTTGCCGTTGCGCACGGCGGCAATCTCGGCGAGGCGATCCGCCGCTACGGGATCGCGCGCGAACACTGGGTCGACTTGTCGACGGGCATCAATCCGCACGGCTATCCGGTGCCGCCGATCAGCCCGGACGCGTGGTTGCGCCTGCCTGACGACGACGACGATCTGGAGGCCGTGGCGGCCGCGCATTATGGCGCCGCGCGCGCGCTGGCCGTCGCCGGCACGCAGGCCGCGATCCGCGCGCTGCCTCGGCTTTTGCCGCCGGGCTGCGTGGGCGTGGGGCTGCTCACCTACGGCGAATATGCGCCGGCGTTCGAGCGCGCCGGTTTCCGCGTCGACCGGTTCGTGACGCCGATGCTGGCCGATTGCCGACACGCCGCCGCTTTCGTGCTCGCTCCGAACGAGCCGTTGCCGGCGCACCTGAAGCACCTCGTGCTCGTCAATCCGAACAATCCGGGGACGGAATCGTTCACGCGCGAAACCGTCGCCGAATGGCACCGCCAACTTGCTTCGCGCGGCGGCACGCTGATCGTGGACGAGGCGTTCGCCGATGCGGTGCCGGCATCGAGCCTTGCCTCGTTCGCCGATGCCGAAGGGCTCATCGTCTTGCGTTCGGTTGGCAAGTTTTTCGGGCTCGCCGGCGCGCGCGTCGGCTTCGTGCTCGGCTCCGAGCGCGTGCATGGGGCGATGCGGGCGCTGCGGGGGCCGTGGGCGGTTTCAGGGCCGGCACGCGTGGCGGTGCGGGCCGCTTTGGAAGACGACGCGTGGCAGCGCGCGATGCGCGCGAGTCTCGCCGATGCCAGCGCGCGCCTCGCGCAACTGCTGCGAAGCCATGGCATGGACGCGGTCAATACGGCGCTTTTCGCGTGGGTGCGCGACGGCAATGCGATGCGGATACAAGACTGCCTCGCGCGGGACGGCATCTGGGTACGCCGATTCGAAACGGTGGCGGGGCTGCGATTCGGATTGCCGCCAGACGAATCGGCGTGGGCCCGCCTCGATGCCTCGCTGCGTGCTGCGCGAGGGCGCTGA